In the genome of Raphanus sativus cultivar WK10039 chromosome 4, ASM80110v3, whole genome shotgun sequence, one region contains:
- the LOC108842913 gene encoding disease resistance protein RPP2B: MAAASSCKSDPSRRQYDVFLSFRGADTRHSFTCYLLDFLRRKGIDAFIDEELRRGNDLSALLERIEQSKISIVVFSENYANSAWCLEELVKIMECKKTFEQVVLPVFYKVSADDVSCQTGKFGAPFERSEEIFQGSEHRVPAWKEALRAASDIAGYVLPERSPECDFVDKIAKETFKVLNKLSPSEFRGLPGIESRMMELEKLIDFEETSSVRIVGVLGMAGIGKTTVADCVYKQNYNRFDGYCFLANVQNESKLHGLDYLQQKLLRKLLDEENLDVGAPEGAHDFFKHRLGNKKLLIVLDDVASEDQLIKLIGGAGKDLYREGTRIVITTSNKKLLEKVVNETYVVPRLSGRESLELFCLSAFSSNLCATPELMDLSNKFVDYSKGHPLALKLLGSDLCQRDKSYWKLKWERLQRRPDGKIHDVLKVSYEELCEEEQSIFLDVACFFTSEKLDFVSSVLSTYHTDASILINDLIDKCLITVSDNRLEMHDLLITMGREVGYESSIKEAGNRGRLWDQEDICRVLKYKTGTAEIRGIFLDMSNVDSMKLSADIFARMWNLKFLKFYNSHCSKWCENDCRLRFPNGLDCFPDELVYLHWQGYPLEYLPSKFNPKKLVYLNLRYSNIVQLWEDEKNTGELRWVDLSYSKELINLYGLLEARKLERLNLECCTSLTKCSAIRQMDSLVSLNLRDCINLKSLPKRISLKCLKFVILSGCSKLKKFPTISENIESLYLDGTAVKRVPESIESLQKLTVLNLKKCSRLMHLPTTLCKLKSLKELLLSGCSKLESFPDIDEDMGSLEILLMDDTSIKQTPRKMYMSNLKLFSFGGSKVHDLTCLELLPFSGCSRLSDMYLTDCNLYKLPDNFSSLSLLQSLCLSRNNIKNLPGSIKKLHHLKSLYLKHCQQLVSLPVLPSNLQYLDAHGCISLETVAKPMTLLVVAERSQSTFVFTDCFKLNRDAEESIVAHTQLKSQILGNGSLQRNHKGLVSEPLASVSFPGNDLPLWFRHQRMGSSMETHLPPHWCDDKFIGLSLCVVVSFKDYEDKTNRFSVICKCKFRNEEGDCVSFTCNLGGWKEQCGSSSSREEEPRKLTSDHVFISYNNCFQAKKSHDLNQCCNTTASFKFFVTDGVSKRKLDCCEVIKCGMSLLYAPDENDCRLHGLQESNLEKAVSGKGTETAMDEAVVSKRRRFCIEEEELLNGKRIKEEISFAECSVRSYIEPVKPNLCK, translated from the exons ATGGCTGCCGCATCTTCCTGCAAATCCGATCCTTCCCGCCGTCAGTACGATGTCTTTCTCAGCTTCCGAGGCGCAGACACGCGCCACTCCTTCACCTGCTATCTCCTCGACTTTCTTCGCCGGAAAGGGATCGACGCTTTCATCGATGAGGAACTTCGGCGAGGCAACGATCTCTCCGCGCTTCTCGAGAGGATCGAGCAATCGAAGATCTCTATCGTCGTTTTCTCGGAGAACTACGCGAATTCCGCGTGGTGCTTAGAGGAACTAGTGAAGATCATGGAATGCAAGAAGACTTTCGAGCAGGTGGTCTTACCGGTCTTCTACAAAGTTTCTGCAGATGACGTGAGCTGCCAGACTGGGAAATTCGGAGCTCCGTTCGAAAGATCTGAAGAGATCTTCCAGGGATCTGAACACAGAGTTCCGGCGTGGAAAGAAGCTCTAAGAGCTGCATCTGATATCGCCGGCTATGTGCTCCCGGAGAGAAG CCCGGAGTGTGACTTTGTTGACAAAATTGCCAAGGAAACGTTCAAGGTGCTAAACAAGTTGTCTCCATCAGAATTTAGAGGTCTTCCCGGGATTGAATCACGCATGATGGAGCTGGAAAAGTTAATTGACTTTGAAGAGACAAGTTCTGTGCGGATCGTCGGAGTTCTTGGGATGGCCGGGATTGGTAAGACAACTGTTGCAGATTGTGTGTATAAGCAGAACTACAATCGCTTCGATGGTTACTGCTTTCTTGCAAACGTTCAGAATGAGTCAAAGCTCCACGGATTAGATTATTTGCAGCAGAAACTCTTACGTAAGTTATTAGATGAAGAGAATCTTGACGTTGGAGCTCCTGAAGGTGCGCATGACTTCTTTAAACATAGACTTGGGAACAAGAAACTATTAATTGTTCTCGACGATGTGGCCAGCGAGGATCAACTAATAAAACTTATTGGGGGAGCGGGAAAAGATCTGTACCGAGAAGGAACAAGGATTGTTATAACAACAAGTAACAAGAAACTGCTTGAGAAGGTTGTGAATGAAACATACGTGGTTCCGAGATTGAGCGGAAGAGAGAGTCTGGAGCTTTTCTGCTTGAGTGCCTTTTCTAGTAATCTCTGCGCCACTCCGGAGCTGATGGATCTATCAAACAAGTTTGTGGATTATTCTAAAGGACATCCACTAGCTCTGAAGCTGTTGGGTTCTGATCTATGCCAAAGAGATAAGTCTTACTGGAAGTTGAAATGGGAGAGGCTGCAGAGAAGACCAGATGGGAAGATCCATGACGTGCTGAAAGTGAGTTATGAAGAACTATGTGAGGAAGAACAGAGCATTTTTCTGGATGTTGCTTGCTTCTTTACATCAGAAAAGTTGGATTTTGTTTCGAGTGTTCTGAGCACTTACCATACTGATGCTTCTATTCTGATAAATGACCTTATTGACAAGTGCTTGATAACAGTCTCGGATAACCGGCTTGAGATGCATGACTTACTGATTACAATGGGGAGGGAAGTTGGTTATGAATCATCCATCAAAGAAGCAGGTAACCGCGGTCGGCTATGGGACCAAGAAGACATCTGTCGCGTTTTAAAGTACAAAACG GGCACTGCAGAGATCAGAGGCATCTTCTTAGATATGTCTAATGTAGATAGCATGAAGCTAAGTGCTGATATTTTCGCGAGAATGTGGAACCTTAAGTTCCTCAAATTCTACAATTCTCATTGTTCCAAGTggtgtgagaatgattgtagattACGTTTTCCCAATGGGCTTGATTGCTTTCCAGATGAGCTGGTGTATCTCCACTGGCAAGGGTACCCTCTGGAGTATCTTCCATCGAAATTTAACCCGAAGAAACTCGTTTATCTTAATCTGCGTTATAGCAACATTGTGCAACTGTGGGAAGATGAGAAG AACACAGGAGAGTTAAGGTGGGTCGATCTCAGTTATTCAAAGGAGTTGATTAATCTATATGGCTTGTTGGAAGCTCGTAAACTCGAGAGACTGAATCTTGAATGCTGTACAAGTTTAACCAAATGTTCAGCGATCCGGCAGATGGACAGTCTTGTTTCACTGAATCTCAGAGATTGCATAAACCTCAAGAGTCTTCCAAAGAGAATCAGTTTGAAGTGTCTGAAGTTTGTCATCCTCAGTGGATGTTCAAAACTCAAGAAATTCCCAACAATCTCAGAAAACATAGAATCTCTGTATTTGGATGGCACAGCGGTGAAAAGAGTTCCTGAATCTATAGAAAGTCTACAGAAACTTACTGTGCTGAACTTGAAGAAATGTTCCAGGTTGATGCATCTTCCCACCACTCTTTGCAAGCTGAAGTCTCTTAAAGAACTGCTTCTCTCTGGCTGTTCAAAGCTAGAGAGTTTCCCGGACATCGACGAAGACATGGGAAGCTTAGAGATTCTGCTCATGGATGATACATCCATCAAACAAACTCCCAGAAAAATGTATATGAGCAATCTCAAGCTGTTCTCATTTGGTGGATCTAAAGTCCATGACCTCACGTGTTTGGAGCTGCTGCCTTTCTCTGGATGCTCGCGGTTATCAGACATGTATCTCACAGATTGTAATCTGTACAAGTTGCCGGACAACTTTAGCTCCTTATCATTGCTGCAGTCTTTATGCTTGAGCAGAAACAATATCAAGAATCTACCTGGAAGCATCAAGAAACTTCATCATCTCAAGTCTCTTTACTTGAAGCATTGTCAACAGCTCGTTTCTCTTCCGGTGCTTCCATCAAATCTGCAGTATCTGGATGCTCATGGATGTATCTCACTCGAAACAGTAGCCAAACCCATGACGCTTCTTGTGGTAGCTGAAAGGAGCCAGTCTACTTTCGTCTTCACTGATTGTTTTAAGCTAAACAGAGATGCAGAAGAAAGTATTGTGGCTCATACTCAACTCAAGAGCCAAATACTGGGGAATGGATCTCTTCAACGTAATCATAAG GGACTAGTCTCGGAACCTTTAGCTAGCGTAAGTTTTCCAGGAAACGACTTGCCATTATGGTTCCGTCATCAGAGAATGGGATCTTCAATGGAAACCCACCTGCCTCCACACTGGTGCGACGATAAGTTCATCGGGCTTTCTCTCTGTGTAGTTGTCTCATTCAAGGACTATGAAGATAAAACCAACCGATTCTCAGTGATATGCAAGTGCAAGTTCAGAAACGAAGAAGGTGATTGCGTCAGCTTTACTTGTAATCTCGGAGGATGGAAAGAGCAATGTGGATCATCATCTAGCCGCGAGGAAGAACCAAGAAAACTTACCTCTGATCACGTCTTCATCAGTTACAACAACTGCTTCCAAGCCAAGAAAAGCCATGATCTCAACCAGTGCTGCAACACCACAGCCTCGTTCAAGTTCTTTGTTACTGATGGTGTGTCCAAAAGAAAGCTAGATTGCTGTGAGGTGATTAAATGTGGGATGAGCTTGCTATATGCACCTGATGAGAACGATTGTAGATTGCACGGATTACAGGAGAGTAACCTTGAGAAAGCGGTATCTGGAAAAGGAACTGAAACCGCTATGGACGAAGCTGTTGTGTCCAAGAGACGCCGTTTCTgtatagaagaagaagagctacTAAACGGGAAAAGAATAAAGGAAGAAATCTCTTTTGCTGAGTGCTCTGTTCGTAGTTACATAGAGCCAGTAAAGCCTAATCTCTGCAAATAA
- the LOC108823760 gene encoding uncharacterized protein LOC108823760, translated as MPSQTKPKKPNSHFRLCTFLFFTVPFTIPALLLIRASSYSSSTSAVFSCHDTTQPPWSGDLQTAQFAWNRLAFSLTNPPPKTLKIAVFSRKWPTGPNPGGMERHALTLHTVLARRGHRVHVFTSPLDPSHETNKNTNVSDKITNPTIHPHGDAEPGKWRYNKAWELYQEEDQKQPFDVVHSESVALPYWKAREVPNLAVTWHGIALESLHSSIYQDLIRKPGEPRSQSFNASLYSAVLPKILEEIRFFHNYAHHIAISDSCGEMLRDVYQIPEKRVHVILNGVDEHGFTSDEKLRSLFRSKLGLQENSAAIVLGAAGRLVKDKGHPLLFEAFSKLMETHSNVHLVVAGSGPWEQRYKKLGDKVTVLGSLDSNELKGFYNGIDIFVNPTLRPQGLDLTLMEAMLSGKPMMASRYPSIKRSVVVNDEFGFMFAPNVEALTAVMEVAVAEGAERLAERGRKCREYAAEMFTASKMALAYERLFLCIKEKRFCIYP; from the coding sequence ATGCCTTCACAGACCAAACCAAAGAAACCTAACTCTCATTTTAGACTTTGCACTTTCCTCTTCTTCACGGTCCCATTTACCATCCCCGCTCTCTTACTCATCCGCGCCTCCTCTtactcctcctccacctccgcAGTATTCTCCTGTCACGACACAACTCAGCCACCTTGGTCTGGCGACCTTCAAACCGCCCAATTCGCCTGGAACCGCCTTGCTTTCTCCTTAACCAACCCTCCtcccaaaaccctaaaaattgCGGTTTTCTCCCGGAAATGGCCCACCGGGCCCAATCCCGGTGGCATGGAACGCCACGCCCTCACTCTCCACACTGTTTTAGCCCGCCGTGGACACCGCGTCCACGTTTTCACCTCTCCGTTAGACCCTTCCCATGAAACCAACAAAAACACTAATGTTTCCGACAAAATCACGAACCCTACAATCCATCCCCACGGCGATGCGGAGCCCGGAAAATGGCGGTACAACAAAGCCTGGGAGCTTTACCAAGAAGAAGACCAGAAGCAACCTTTTGACGTGGTCCACTCCGAAAGCGTAGCCTTACCGTACTGGAAGGCCCGGGAAGTTCCAAACCTAGCCGTCACGTGGCACGGCATCGCACTAGAGAGCTTACACTCAAGCATTTACCAAGATCTGATCCGTAAACCAGGCGAACCAAGATCGCAAAGCTTCAACGCAAGCCTATACAGTGCCGTGCTTCCCAAGATACTTGAAGAAATCAGATTCTTCCACAACTACGCTCATCATATAGCAATCAGCGATAGCTGCGGGGAAATGCTGAGAGATGTTTACCAAATCCCGGAGAAAAGGGTTCACGTGATCCTCAACGGAGTCGATGAACACGGATTCACATCAGACGAGAAGCTACGTTCTCTGTTTAGGTCAAAACTAGGGTTACAAGAAAACTCAGCGGCCATTGTCTTAGGAGCTGCAGGGAGATTAGTCAAAGACAAAGGACATCCGTTGCTCTTCGAAGCTTTCTCGAAACTAATGGAAACGCATTCTAATGTTCACCTCGTGGTAGCTGGATCAGGGCCATGGGAGCAACGTTACAAGAAACTTGGCGATAAAGTTACCGTTTTAGGATCCCTAGATTCAAATGAGCTCAAGGGCTTTTACAACGGGATCGATATATTCGTGAATCCGACGCTAAGACCACAAGGGCTTGATTTGACGTTGATGGAAGCGATGTTGAGTGGTAAGCCGATGATGGCGTCTAGGTACCCGAGCATAAAGAGGAGTGTTGTGGTGAATGATGAGTTTGGTTTTATGTTTGCGCCTAATGTGGAGGCTTTGACGGCGGTTATGGAGGTTGCGGTGGCTGAAGGAGCTGAGAGGTTGGCTGAGAGAGGGAGGAAGTGTAGAGAGTATGCGGCCGAGATGTTTACAGCGAGTAAGATGGCTTTGGCTTATGAGAGGCTGTTTCTTTGTATTAAAGAAAAGAGGTTTTGTATATACCCCTAA